Proteins co-encoded in one Amia ocellicauda isolate fAmiCal2 chromosome 11, fAmiCal2.hap1, whole genome shotgun sequence genomic window:
- the LOC136763371 gene encoding uncharacterized protein LOC136763371 has protein sequence MRVFLFCLCFAGTWAFSILSSEGFQGKSSQQSELLLDKPSEEPNVISLSTRPDSSQMADAALKSGAQLHQEVSVTCGETALVVRIKNNFYGFGFHDARLTLGPSCGNNSVDLITGELLFSYNLQDCDSQRMIIPGYTIYRNILYYIPSQRSGKVGGVPRINVEIECSYKSDWYDGSVFSLQLMNSAWTASSLTNVYSTGDLLHFQARGYPNTEGEQLFIGSCYATLSENPQSFPQYMMIDNYGCMNHKLGASSKFHQPRADGVINFAIDARELNLVSKIYVHCVLFLCIQGTTVHTKSCNFDATKQRWEGLELVDGVCDCCESNCTAPLLTSITTDVKSTGPIFIQEGTAKRTSPTKDADLLWFQVKGGDAAYLQDEYDRSERAYEEEEDHENDHEGEHEEYEEHGEYEGENGEHEEHEGAYEENGDHEEHEEHEGEHKEHQEHEEHGEHEGEYEEHEEHGEHEGEYEEHEEHGEHEGEYEEHHEHEGDHEEHEEHQEHEEHGEHEGEYEEHQEHEWEHEGDHEEHQEHEEHGEHEGEYEEHHEHEGDHEEHEEHQEHEEHGEHEGEYEEHHEHEGDHEEHEEHQEHEEHGEHEREYEEHHEHEGDHEEHEEHQEHEDHGEHEREHEDYEGHGEHEGQHEHGEHEGEHEDYDEHGEHEGEHEHKEECEWLHEEVQYDEPAVESLNEETKVETVNHLPSDDASQVDNQREASGTKISMLEVSAHGRGSLQLKGSKSNVSQSARITLDAQGDLSLQSVP, from the exons ATgagggtgtttttgttttgtctctgttTTGCAGGGACTTGGGCCTTTTCAATCCTTTCCAGTGAAGGCTTTCAAGGGAAATCTAGCCAGCAGAGTGAGTTGCTCTTAGATAAGCCATCTGAAGAGCCTAATGTGATCTCCCTGTCCACAAGACCTGATTCAAGCCAAATGGCAGATGCTGCTCTGAAGTCTGGTGCACAGCTTCATCAGGAGGTTTCTGTGACCTGTGGGGAGACTGCTCTGGTTGTGAGAATCAAAAATAACTTCTATGGCTTTGGTTTCCATGATGCTCGGCTAACACTGGGCCCAAGCTGTGGCAATAACAGTGTGGATTTGATCACTGGTGAACTATTGTTCAGCTACAACCTTCAGGACTGTGACAGCCAGAGGATG ATCATCCCAGGGTACACAATCTACAGAAACATCCTTTACTATATTCCCAGTCAGCGATCTGGGAAAGTGGGTGGGGTACCCCGCATTAATGTTGAAATTGAATGTAGCTATAAGAG TGACTGGTACGATGGGAGTGTATTCAGTCTGCAGCTCatgaatt CTGCCTGGACTGCGAGCTCCCTCACAAATGTGTATAGCACTGGTGATCTCCTCCACTTCCAAGCCAGAGGGTATCCAAACACTGAAGGAGAGCAGCTGTTCATTGGCTCCTGTTATGCAACCCTGTCTGAAAACCCTCAATCATTCCCACAGTACATGATGATCGACAACTATGG CTGCATGAACCACAAGCTGGGAGCCAGTTCCAAGTTTCATCAACCCAGAGCAGATGGTGTCATCAACTTTGCCATTGATGCAAGGGAGCTCAATCTTGTGTCCAAG ATCTACGTCCACTGTGTCCTGTTCCTCTGCATCCAGGGAACAACTGTGCATACAAAATCTTGTAATTTTGATGCCACCAAGCAAAG ATGGGAAGGCCTTGAGCTTGTGGATGGTGTCTGTGACTGCTGTGAGTCCAACTGTACTGCTCCACTCCTGACCTCCATAACTACAG ATGTTAAGAGCACTGGTCCTAtattcatccaggaaggcactGCAAAGAGGACTTCTCCCACCAAGGATGCTGACCTCCTCTGGTTTCAGGTTAAAGGAGGCGATGCTGCCTACCTGCAGGATGAGTATGATCGTTCTGAAAGGGCTtatgaggaggaggaagatcATGAAAATGACCATGAGGGGGAGCATGAAGAGTATGAAGAGCATGGAGAATATGAGGGGGAGAATGGAGAGCACGAAGAACATGAGGGAGCGTATGAAGAGAATGGAGACCATGAGGAGCACGAAGAACATGAGGGGGAGCACAAAGAGCACCAAGAGCATGAGGAGCAtggagaacatgagggggagTATGAAGAGCATGAGGAGCAtggagaacatgagggggagTATGAAGAGCATGAGGAGCAtggagaacatgagggggagTATGAAGAGCACCATGAACATGAGGGGGACCATGAAGAGCACGAAGAGCACCAAGAACATGAGGAGCAtggagaacatgagggggagTATGAAGAGCACCAAGAGCATGAATGGGAACATGAGGGGGACCATGAAGAGCACCAAGAACATGAGGAGCAtggagaacatgagggggagTATGAAGAGCACCATGAACATGAGGGGGACCATGAAGAGCACGAAGAGCACCAAGAACATGAGGAGCAtggagaacatgagggggagTATGAAGAGCACCATGAACATGAGGGGGACCATGAAGAGCACGAAGAGCACCAAGAACATGAGGAGCATGGAGAACATGAGAGGGAGTATGAAGAGCACCATGAACATGAGGGGGACCATGAAGAGCACGAAGAGCACCAAGAACATGAGGACCATGGAGAACATGAGAGGGAGCATGAGGACTATGAAGGGCATGGAGAACATGAGGGGCAACATGAGCAtggagaacatgagggggagCATGAGGACTATGATGAGCAcggagaacatgagggggagCATGAACATAAAGAAGAGTGCGAGTGGCTGCATGAGGAGGTGCAGTATGATGAACCAGCAGTAGAGTCCCTAAATGAGGAAACTAAAGTTGAGACTGTCAACCACCTACCATCAGATGATGCAAGCCAGGTGGATAATCAAAGGGAAGCATCTGGTACCAAGATCTCCATGCTGGAAGTATCTGCACATGGAAGGGGCTCTCTGCA